The proteins below are encoded in one region of Mycobacterium pseudokansasii:
- a CDS encoding MinD/ParA family ATP-binding protein: MSDHPTEGVGAPLGQEGPERPDADRPTTQLPAGETGGDSSEAPTRAFAGFRTERRFSESETHVVPPPPTRAEPRAWAATTPAKGLPTITDAQPYGYLGGQPADTSGETAQRPAGTPSTRYPELSTSTLLRQVKPPPSEGWRRWLYMVSGKLINLGESPRVNRYNDLVVQVNRPLRGCYRIALLSLKGGVGKTTITATLGGTFASIRGDRVVAVDANPDRGTLSQKVPVETPATVRHLLRDADGIERYSDVRSYTSVGPSRLEVLASETDPAVSEAFSADDYARTLEILERFYGLVLTDCGTGLLHSAMSAVLATADVLIVVSSASIDGARSASATLDWLDAHGYEELVRGSVAVINAVRPRSGKVDMQKVVDHFSRRCRAVRLVPFDPHLEEGAEIRFERLKRETREALMELAAVVADGFPSDQRRTNPAFI, encoded by the coding sequence CACTGGGACAGGAAGGCCCGGAACGCCCGGACGCCGATCGCCCGACGACACAGCTGCCGGCCGGCGAGACGGGCGGCGACTCCAGCGAGGCGCCCACCCGGGCTTTCGCCGGATTCCGCACCGAGCGACGCTTCTCCGAATCGGAGACGCACGTCGTGCCCCCGCCGCCGACCCGCGCCGAACCCCGCGCGTGGGCGGCCACCACGCCGGCCAAGGGGTTGCCGACCATCACGGATGCGCAGCCCTACGGCTACTTGGGCGGACAGCCGGCCGACACCTCGGGGGAGACCGCGCAGCGACCGGCGGGCACGCCGTCGACCCGTTATCCGGAATTGTCCACCAGCACGCTGTTGCGGCAGGTCAAACCGCCGCCGTCGGAGGGTTGGCGCCGCTGGCTCTACATGGTGTCCGGCAAGCTGATCAACCTGGGGGAAAGCCCGCGGGTCAACCGATACAACGACCTGGTGGTTCAGGTGAACAGGCCATTGCGCGGCTGCTATCGGATCGCGCTGCTCTCCCTGAAGGGCGGCGTCGGCAAAACCACCATCACCGCCACCCTGGGCGGTACCTTCGCCTCGATCCGCGGTGACCGGGTGGTGGCGGTCGACGCGAACCCGGACCGCGGAACGCTGAGCCAGAAGGTGCCGGTGGAGACGCCGGCCACGGTGCGCCATCTGCTGCGCGACGCCGACGGCATCGAGCGCTACAGCGATGTCCGTAGCTACACCTCGGTGGGCCCCAGCAGGCTGGAAGTGCTGGCCTCGGAAACCGATCCGGCGGTGTCGGAGGCGTTCAGCGCCGACGATTATGCCCGCACCCTCGAGATCCTCGAGCGGTTCTACGGCCTGGTGCTCACCGACTGCGGGACCGGGTTGCTGCATTCGGCGATGTCGGCGGTGTTGGCCACGGCCGACGTGCTGATCGTGGTCAGCTCGGCATCCATCGATGGCGCTCGCAGCGCCTCGGCAACTCTGGATTGGCTGGATGCACACGGATACGAGGAGCTGGTACGCGGATCGGTCGCGGTGATCAACGCCGTCCGGCCGCGGTCCGGCAAGGTCGACATGCAAAAGGTGGTCGATCACTTCTCGCGGCGCTGCCGCGCCGTGCGGCTGGTGCCGTTCGACCCGCATCTCGAAGAGGGCGCCGAGATCCGCTTCGAGCGGTTGAAGCGGGAGACTCGCGAGGCGCTGATGGAGTTGGCCGCCGTGGTCGCCGACGGGTTTCCCAGCGATCAGCGGCGAACCAACCCGGCGTTCATCTAG
- a CDS encoding DUF4229 domain-containing protein produces the protein MSAAPNGNSAEKTTGHRGVVDVALYATARLLLALVVTGVIYGVARLAGIAEFPVVVAALFGLTIAMPLGMWMFTPLRRRATAALAFAGERRRAERERLRARLRGENPDDPNSDQRAGEG, from the coding sequence GTGTCAGCAGCGCCTAACGGCAACAGCGCCGAGAAAACCACCGGGCACCGCGGCGTCGTCGACGTGGCGCTCTACGCTACGGCCCGGTTGCTGCTCGCCCTCGTGGTCACCGGGGTGATCTACGGGGTGGCGCGGCTGGCCGGCATCGCCGAGTTCCCGGTTGTCGTCGCCGCGCTGTTCGGCCTGACCATTGCGATGCCCCTGGGTATGTGGATGTTCACTCCGCTGCGCCGGCGGGCGACCGCCGCCTTGGCGTTTGCGGGGGAGCGCAGGCGCGCCGAACGCGAACGGCTGCGGGCCCGGCTGCGAGGTGAGAATCCCGACGATCCTAACTCCGACCAGCGCGCCGGCGAAGGCTGA
- the fabH gene encoding beta-ketoacyl-ACP synthase III translates to MTEIATASGTTNVGLLSVGAYRPARVVTNDEICQNIDSSDEWIYTRTGIKTRRFAAAEESAASMAIDASSQAIAGAGLEGSDIDGVIVATSTHFLQTPACAPIVAAALGTQDVPAFDISAGCAGFGYAVGVAADMIRGGSAGTVLVIGTEKLSPTVDMQDRSNCFIFADGAAAVVVGQTPTQGIGPTVWGSDGEQATAIRQDIDWITHAENPIGPRPFLRLEGTAVFRWAAFEMGKVGQRALDAAGIAPDEIDVFIPHQANSRINELLAKTLQLRPDAVVANDIEHTGNTSAASIPLAMAELLATGAAKPGDLALLIGYGAGLSYAAQVVRMPKAPKG, encoded by the coding sequence ATGACGGAGATCGCCACAGCCAGCGGGACCACCAACGTGGGGTTGCTCAGCGTCGGGGCGTACCGCCCCGCACGGGTGGTCACCAACGACGAGATATGTCAGAACATCGACTCATCCGATGAATGGATCTACACCCGAACGGGTATCAAGACCCGCCGGTTCGCCGCCGCCGAGGAATCCGCCGCATCGATGGCGATCGACGCCAGTAGCCAGGCGATCGCCGGTGCCGGCCTTGAGGGCAGCGACATCGACGGGGTGATCGTCGCCACCAGCACCCACTTTCTGCAGACCCCGGCGTGTGCCCCGATCGTTGCCGCGGCGTTGGGCACCCAAGACGTTCCCGCATTCGACATCTCAGCAGGATGCGCCGGATTCGGATACGCGGTGGGGGTCGCGGCCGACATGATCCGGGGCGGCAGCGCCGGAACGGTGCTGGTGATCGGCACCGAAAAATTGTCACCCACGGTTGATATGCAGGACCGGAGCAACTGCTTCATCTTCGCCGACGGTGCCGCCGCGGTGGTGGTCGGGCAGACGCCGACGCAAGGCATCGGACCGACCGTCTGGGGCAGTGACGGCGAACAGGCCACGGCGATACGGCAGGACATCGACTGGATCACCCACGCCGAGAACCCGATCGGACCACGGCCGTTCCTGCGCTTGGAAGGTACCGCCGTCTTTCGGTGGGCGGCGTTCGAGATGGGTAAAGTCGGTCAGCGGGCGCTGGACGCAGCGGGCATCGCACCCGACGAGATCGACGTGTTCATCCCGCATCAAGCCAATAGCCGGATCAACGAACTACTCGCCAAGACCCTGCAACTGCGGCCGGATGCGGTGGTGGCCAACGACATCGAGCACACCGGGAACACCTCGGCGGCGTCCATTCCGCTGGCGATGGCCGAACTGCTGGCGACCGGGGCAGCCAAGCCGGGTGACCTGGCGTTGTTGATCGGTTACGGCGCCGGCCTCAGCTATGCCGCGCAAGTGGTCCGAATGCCTAAGGCGCCGAAGGGATAA
- a CDS encoding 1,4-dihydroxy-2-naphthoate polyprenyltransferase produces MASFAQWIAGARPRTLPNAVAPVVAGTGAAAWLHAAVWWKALLALAVAVALTVGVNYANDYSDGIRGTDDERAGPVRLVGSRLAAPRSVLTAAMVSLTVAALAGLVLALVSQPWLIAVGAACIAGAWLYTGGAKPYGYSGFGEVAVFVFFGLIAVLGTQYTQALRVDWVGLVLAVATGALSSSVLVANNLRDIPTDTVSNKITLAVRLGDARTRVLYQGLLVTAGALTLLLTIATPWCAVGLVATPPALRAAAPVRSGRRGPELIPVLRDTGLAMLVWAVAVAAALAVAT; encoded by the coding sequence GTGGCCAGTTTTGCGCAGTGGATCGCCGGCGCTCGCCCACGCACCCTGCCGAACGCGGTGGCGCCCGTCGTCGCGGGGACTGGCGCCGCCGCGTGGCTGCATGCCGCCGTGTGGTGGAAGGCGCTCCTGGCACTGGCGGTCGCGGTTGCGCTGACCGTCGGCGTCAACTACGCCAACGACTACTCCGACGGCATCCGGGGCACCGACGACGAGCGGGCCGGCCCGGTGCGGCTGGTCGGCTCACGGTTGGCGGCCCCGCGCTCGGTGCTGACCGCGGCGATGGTGAGCCTGACGGTCGCCGCGCTGGCCGGACTGGTGCTGGCGCTGGTGAGCCAGCCGTGGCTGATCGCGGTCGGCGCCGCCTGCATCGCCGGGGCGTGGTTGTACACCGGCGGGGCGAAACCCTACGGCTACTCCGGTTTCGGCGAGGTCGCGGTGTTCGTGTTCTTCGGCCTGATCGCGGTGCTGGGCACCCAGTACACCCAGGCCTTGCGGGTCGACTGGGTGGGGCTGGTGCTGGCCGTCGCGACGGGAGCGCTGTCCTCGTCGGTGCTGGTGGCCAACAACCTGCGCGACATCCCGACCGACACCGTGTCGAACAAGATCACCCTGGCGGTGCGGCTGGGCGATGCCCGCACCCGAGTCCTCTACCAGGGGCTGCTGGTCACGGCGGGGGCGTTGACGCTGCTGCTGACGATCGCGACGCCGTGGTGTGCCGTGGGCCTGGTGGCCACACCGCCGGCCCTGCGTGCCGCCGCGCCGGTGCGATCCGGCCGCCGCGGGCCCGAGCTGATCCCGGTGCTGCGCGATACCGGACTGGCGATGCTGGTGTGGGCTGTCGCGGTGGCCGCGGCTTTGGCGGTGGCCACATGA
- a CDS encoding S-methyl-5'-thioadenosine phosphorylase, translating to MLAVIGGTGFYTFFGPDARAVEPDTPYGQPSGPITIGTIAGHDVAFLPRHGVHHQYSAHTVPYRANMWALRALGVRRVFAPCAVGSLTPRLGPGAVVVPDQLVDRTRSRADTYFDSGGVHATFADPYCPTLRGAVTGLPDVVDGGTLVVIQGPRFSTRAESQWFAAAGFNLVNMTGYPEAVLARELELCYAAIALVTDVDAGVDVGEGVTAADVFASFGENIEVLKQLVRAAIPRVAPERTCTLCVLHAGVTLPFELP from the coding sequence ATGCTCGCAGTGATCGGCGGTACCGGTTTCTACACCTTCTTCGGTCCCGATGCGCGCGCCGTCGAGCCGGATACCCCGTACGGTCAGCCCAGCGGCCCGATCACGATAGGCACCATCGCAGGCCACGACGTCGCATTCCTGCCGCGGCACGGTGTCCACCACCAGTACTCGGCGCACACCGTGCCCTACCGGGCCAACATGTGGGCGCTGCGCGCCCTCGGCGTGCGACGGGTGTTCGCCCCCTGCGCCGTGGGTAGCCTCACTCCCCGGCTCGGTCCCGGCGCGGTGGTGGTGCCAGATCAGCTGGTCGATCGCACCCGGAGCCGGGCCGACACTTACTTCGATTCCGGCGGTGTGCACGCCACCTTCGCCGATCCGTACTGTCCGACGCTGCGCGGCGCGGTCACCGGGTTACCCGATGTGGTCGACGGCGGCACCCTGGTGGTGATCCAGGGGCCGCGCTTTTCCACCCGCGCGGAAAGCCAGTGGTTTGCCGCCGCTGGGTTCAACCTGGTCAACATGACCGGCTACCCGGAGGCTGTCCTCGCCAGAGAGCTTGAATTATGCTATGCAGCAATAGCTTTGGTGACGGATGTCGATGCAGGTGTCGATGTCGGGGAGGGGGTGACGGCGGCCGACGTGTTCGCCAGCTTCGGCGAGAACATCGAGGTGCTCAAGCAGCTGGTGCGGGCGGCGATCCCCCGGGTCGCCCCGGAGCGCACCTGCACCCTGTGCGTGCTGCATGCCGGCGTCACGTTGCCGTTCGAGTTGCCGTGA
- a CDS encoding NAD-dependent epimerase/dehydratase family protein, producing MKVLLTGAAGFIGSRVAVALSAAGHEVVGVDALLPAAHGPDAQLPPGCHRVDVRDGDALAPLLAGVDLVCHQAAMVGAGVDAADAPEYGAHNDLATTVLLAQMFAAGVRRLVLASSMVVYGQGRYHCGRHGLVDPLPRRRADLDAGVFEHRCPVCGDPVRWRLVDEVAAVRPRSLYAASKAAQEHYALAWSESTGGSVVALRYHNVYGPGMPRDTPYSGVAAIFRSSLEKGEPPRVFEDGGQMRDFVHVDDVAAANLAAANLTAADGGGFTAVNVCSGRPISILEVATVLCEARGDSMSPVITGQYRNGDVRHIVADPARAAEVLGFRAVVAPGDGLREFAFAALR from the coding sequence GTGAAGGTGTTGCTGACCGGCGCGGCCGGTTTCATCGGATCCCGGGTGGCCGTCGCGCTGAGCGCCGCCGGCCACGAGGTGGTCGGTGTCGACGCCTTGCTGCCGGCCGCGCACGGGCCCGATGCGCAGTTGCCGCCGGGGTGTCACCGGGTGGACGTCCGTGATGGCGACGCCCTGGCGCCGCTGTTGGCCGGGGTGGACCTGGTGTGTCACCAGGCGGCGATGGTGGGTGCCGGGGTAGACGCCGCCGACGCGCCCGAATACGGCGCCCACAACGACCTGGCCACCACGGTGCTGCTGGCCCAGATGTTCGCTGCCGGCGTACGTCGCCTGGTGCTGGCGTCGTCGATGGTGGTCTACGGGCAGGGCCGCTACCACTGTGGCCGGCACGGATTGGTCGACCCGCTGCCGCGGCGGCGGGCCGACCTGGACGCCGGCGTCTTCGAGCACCGCTGCCCGGTCTGCGGGGACCCGGTCAGGTGGCGGCTGGTGGACGAAGTCGCCGCGGTGCGGCCGCGCAGCCTGTACGCGGCCAGCAAGGCGGCGCAGGAACACTACGCGCTGGCGTGGTCGGAGTCGACGGGCGGCTCGGTCGTGGCCCTGCGCTACCACAACGTCTACGGTCCCGGCATGCCCCGCGACACCCCGTATTCCGGGGTGGCGGCGATATTTCGCTCGTCACTGGAAAAGGGCGAGCCGCCAAGGGTTTTCGAAGACGGCGGTCAGATGCGTGACTTCGTCCACGTCGACGACGTCGCCGCGGCCAACCTGGCCGCCGCGAATCTGACCGCGGCGGACGGCGGCGGGTTCACCGCGGTCAACGTGTGCTCGGGCCGGCCGATCTCGATCCTGGAGGTGGCCACCGTGCTGTGCGAGGCCCGGGGCGACTCGATGTCTCCGGTCATCACCGGGCAGTACCGCAACGGCGATGTGCGCCACATCGTCGCCGATCCGGCGCGAGCCGCCGAGGTGCTGGGCTTCCGTGCGGTCGTGGCGCCGGGCGACGGGCTGCGCGAGTTCGCGTTCGCAGCCCTGCGTTGA
- a CDS encoding glycosyltransferase family 2 protein, with protein MPGDAVTVVLPCLDEEESLPAVLAAIPAGYRALVVDNNSTDNTAAVAVGHGAHVVTEPRPGYGAAVHAGVVAATTPIVAVIDADGSMDPGDLPRLVAELERGADLVTGRRRPVPGLHWPWVARVGTVVMSWRLRTRHGLPVHDIAPMRVARREALLHLGVADRRSGYPLELLVRAAAAGWRVVELDVSYGPRTGGRSKVSGSLRGSIFAILDFWKVIS; from the coding sequence ATGCCTGGCGATGCGGTGACTGTGGTGCTGCCCTGTCTCGACGAGGAAGAGTCGCTGCCGGCGGTACTGGCCGCTATTCCCGCCGGCTATCGGGCGTTGGTGGTGGACAACAACAGCACCGACAACACCGCTGCGGTGGCCGTCGGGCACGGCGCTCACGTGGTTACCGAGCCGCGCCCCGGCTACGGCGCGGCAGTGCATGCCGGCGTGGTCGCCGCGACCACGCCCATCGTCGCCGTCATCGACGCCGACGGTTCAATGGATCCTGGTGACCTGCCCAGGCTGGTCGCCGAACTGGAGCGGGGCGCTGACCTGGTGACGGGCCGCCGGCGTCCGGTGCCCGGATTGCACTGGCCCTGGGTAGCGCGGGTGGGCACGGTAGTGATGAGCTGGCGGCTGCGTACCCGGCACGGGTTGCCGGTGCACGACATCGCGCCCATGCGGGTAGCTCGCCGCGAGGCGCTGCTGCATCTGGGCGTCGCCGATCGGCGGTCCGGGTATCCGCTGGAACTGTTGGTCCGCGCGGCTGCAGCCGGCTGGCGCGTGGTTGAACTCGACGTCAGCTACGGTCCCCGGACCGGCGGCAGATCCAAGGTCAGTGGTTCGTTGCGGGGCAGCATCTTCGCGATTCTGGACTTTTGGAAGGTGATCTCGTGA
- a CDS encoding TIGR04282 family arsenosugar biosynthesis glycosyltransferase, translating into MSVLPVTVLVVAKAPEPGFAKTRLAATVGDRVAADIAAAALLDTLDAVAAAPVAARVVALTGNLDNAAAATDIRQRLEAFTVIAQRGDGFADRLANAHADAADGYPVLQIGMDTPQVSAGLLTVCAQRLLETPAVLGLALDGGWWVLGVHTPAAAECLRGIPMSQSDTGELTLKALRHDGIEATTVAALADVDVIDDLAVVRDACAPDSRFARVTRAAGL; encoded by the coding sequence GTGAGCGTGCTGCCGGTCACGGTGCTGGTGGTCGCCAAGGCGCCGGAGCCCGGATTCGCCAAGACGCGGCTGGCCGCGACGGTCGGTGACCGGGTCGCCGCCGACATCGCCGCGGCAGCCCTGCTGGACACGCTCGATGCGGTCGCCGCGGCGCCGGTCGCCGCGCGGGTGGTGGCGCTCACCGGCAATCTCGATAACGCCGCCGCGGCTACCGACATCCGGCAACGGCTCGAGGCATTCACGGTGATCGCGCAGCGTGGCGACGGCTTCGCCGACCGGCTCGCCAACGCACACGCCGACGCTGCAGACGGTTATCCCGTGCTGCAAATCGGAATGGACACCCCGCAGGTGAGTGCCGGGCTTCTGACCGTGTGCGCGCAGCGGCTGCTCGAGACGCCGGCGGTGCTCGGATTGGCACTCGACGGTGGCTGGTGGGTACTGGGCGTGCACACTCCGGCCGCGGCCGAGTGTCTGCGCGGCATCCCGATGTCGCAGTCGGACACCGGTGAACTCACCCTAAAGGCATTGCGCCACGACGGTATTGAGGCAACAACGGTGGCTGCACTGGCCGATGTCGACGTCATTGACGACCTCGCGGTGGTCCGCGACGCCTGCGCCCCGGACAGCCGCTTCGCCCGGGTCACCCGCGCGGCTGGGCTGTGA
- a CDS encoding APC family permease: MEESALARRLGTTDAVVIGLGSMIGAGVFAAFGPAARAAGVGLLIGLALAAAVAYCNAIASARLAARYPVSGGTYIYGRERLGPWWGFVAGWGFVIGKSASCAAMALTVASYTVAGPGWAQRAVAVAAVAALAALNYRGITKTAMLARILVACTFIALAVVVIGIAAARPGSAHLIDAWSAVTPYGVLQSAGLLFFAFAGYARIATMGEEVRDPARTIPKAITLALTITVVTYLVVGVAVLSAAGPQRLVSASAPLAEALRAAGAASLVPVVAVGGALASLGALLALIAGVGRTALAMARHRDLPHWLAAVHPRYQVPHHAEIALAVAVCVLVATVDLRGTIGFSSFGVLIYYAIANAAAYTLAGRVRLRALSVCGLIGCLVLVVTLPWESVAAGLGMFAVGIAGRWAVLRRRAP, translated from the coding sequence ATGGAAGAGTCGGCACTGGCGCGTCGGCTCGGCACCACCGATGCGGTGGTGATCGGGCTGGGATCGATGATCGGCGCCGGGGTGTTCGCCGCGTTTGGCCCGGCCGCCCGTGCTGCGGGCGTGGGGCTGCTGATCGGGCTGGCCCTCGCCGCGGCGGTGGCCTACTGCAATGCGATCGCCTCCGCCCGGCTGGCTGCGCGGTATCCGGTGTCCGGCGGCACCTACATCTACGGGCGGGAACGCCTGGGACCGTGGTGGGGCTTCGTCGCCGGTTGGGGGTTTGTGATCGGCAAGAGCGCCTCGTGTGCGGCGATGGCGTTGACCGTCGCCTCCTACACCGTCGCCGGGCCGGGCTGGGCGCAGCGAGCCGTCGCGGTCGCGGCCGTGGCCGCGTTGGCCGCACTGAACTATCGCGGCATCACCAAGACCGCGATGCTGGCTCGAATATTGGTGGCCTGCACCTTCATTGCGCTCGCCGTCGTGGTGATCGGCATCGCCGCGGCCAGGCCCGGATCGGCCCATCTGATCGACGCCTGGTCCGCCGTCACGCCCTACGGGGTGCTGCAGTCGGCCGGACTGCTGTTCTTCGCGTTCGCAGGTTATGCGCGCATTGCCACGATGGGGGAAGAGGTTCGTGACCCGGCCCGTACCATCCCGAAGGCGATAACCCTGGCCCTGACGATCACGGTGGTCACCTATCTGGTGGTGGGGGTGGCGGTGCTGTCGGCCGCCGGCCCCCAGCGGCTGGTCAGTGCCTCCGCTCCGCTGGCCGAGGCGCTGCGCGCCGCCGGTGCCGCGTCGTTGGTGCCGGTGGTGGCCGTCGGCGGCGCGCTGGCCTCCCTCGGCGCGCTGCTGGCGCTGATCGCCGGGGTGGGGCGCACCGCGCTGGCGATGGCCCGTCATCGAGACCTGCCTCACTGGCTGGCCGCGGTCCATCCGCGCTATCAGGTGCCGCATCACGCCGAGATCGCGCTTGCCGTCGCGGTGTGCGTGCTGGTGGCCACCGTGGATCTGCGCGGCACGATCGGTTTCTCGTCCTTTGGCGTGTTGATCTACTACGCGATCGCCAACGCGGCCGCATACACCCTGGCGGGCCGCGTCCGGCTGCGGGCGCTGAGCGTCTGCGGGCTGATCGGTTGTCTGGTCCTGGTGGTCACACTGCCGTGGGAATCGGTCGCCGCGGGACTGGGCATGTTTGCCGTCGGGATCGCCGGGCGCTGGGCGGTGCTGCGGCGGAGAGCCCCTTAG
- the menE gene encoding o-succinylbenzoate--CoA ligase has translation MQRVLEGRDPALVVTAAPDESASAALRVGEEIDDDVALVVTTSGTTGAPKGALLTAAALAASAWATHHRLGGPGSWLLAVPPYHIAGLQVLVRSVLAGRKPVELNVSAGFDVTQLPSAVMRLAPGRRYTSLVAAQLAKALTDAAATAALAELDAVLIGGGPAPRPVLDAAAAAGIRVVRTYGMSETAGGCVYDGVPLDGARVRILADGRIALGGAMLANGYRNPVDPDPFAEPGWFHTDDLGAVDDSGALRVLGRVDDAISTGGLTVLPGPVETALASHPAVADCAVFGLADDRLGQRVVAAIVVRADCAAPTLEALRAQVARTLDVTAAPRELHIVDELPRRGIGKVDRAALVRRVAGDQ, from the coding sequence CTGCAGCGGGTTCTCGAGGGCCGCGACCCGGCGCTGGTCGTGACGGCGGCACCCGATGAGTCTGCCTCGGCCGCATTGCGGGTAGGGGAAGAGATCGACGACGACGTAGCACTGGTGGTGACGACGTCGGGAACCACCGGTGCGCCCAAGGGCGCGTTGCTGACCGCGGCCGCTCTGGCCGCCAGCGCCTGGGCCACCCACCACCGTCTCGGCGGCCCGGGCAGCTGGCTGCTGGCCGTGCCGCCGTATCACATCGCCGGACTGCAGGTGCTGGTTCGCAGCGTGCTAGCCGGTCGCAAGCCCGTCGAGCTGAATGTTTCCGCCGGCTTCGACGTTACCCAATTGCCAAGCGCGGTAATGCGATTGGCCCCGGGGCGGCGATACACGTCGCTAGTGGCCGCCCAGCTGGCCAAGGCGCTCACCGACGCGGCCGCCACCGCGGCGCTGGCCGAACTGGACGCCGTGCTGATCGGCGGCGGCCCGGCACCACGGCCCGTCCTGGACGCCGCGGCGGCGGCCGGCATCAGGGTGGTACGCACCTACGGCATGAGTGAGACCGCTGGAGGCTGCGTGTACGACGGAGTGCCGCTCGACGGGGCCCGGGTGCGGATCCTGGCCGATGGCCGCATCGCCCTCGGTGGTGCGATGCTGGCCAACGGCTACCGCAACCCGGTCGATCCCGACCCGTTCGCCGAACCGGGCTGGTTCCACACCGATGACCTTGGCGCGGTGGATGATTCGGGTGCGCTGCGGGTCCTGGGGCGGGTGGATGACGCGATCAGCACCGGCGGTCTGACCGTGCTGCCGGGGCCGGTGGAGACCGCACTGGCCAGCCACCCCGCGGTGGCTGACTGTGCGGTTTTCGGGCTGGCCGATGACCGGTTGGGCCAGCGAGTGGTGGCCGCGATCGTGGTCCGCGCTGATTGCGCCGCGCCGACATTGGAGGCATTGCGGGCACAGGTCGCGCGCACGCTCGATGTCACCGCCGCGCCCCGGGAACTGCACATCGTCGACGAGCTACCGCGCCGCGGCATCGGCAAGGTCGACCGGGCGGCGTTGGTGCGCCGCGTCGCTGGCGATCAATAG
- a CDS encoding DUF3349 domain-containing protein: MNRFLTSIVSWLRAGYPEGVPPTDSFAVLALLARRLTNDEVQAVASELMRRGEFDQIDIGVVITQFTDDLPSPDDVERVRARLAAHGWPFDPLDETREDHA; the protein is encoded by the coding sequence GTGAACCGATTTCTCACCTCGATCGTGTCGTGGCTGCGGGCGGGCTATCCCGAGGGAGTTCCACCGACCGACTCCTTTGCCGTCCTCGCCCTGCTGGCCCGGCGACTGACCAACGACGAAGTGCAGGCCGTCGCCAGCGAACTCATGCGGCGCGGCGAGTTCGACCAGATCGACATCGGGGTGGTGATCACCCAATTCACCGACGACCTGCCGTCACCGGATGATGTCGAGCGGGTGCGCGCCCGGCTGGCCGCCCACGGCTGGCCGTTCGACCCGCTCGACGAAACCCGCGAGGACCACGCATAG
- a CDS encoding inorganic phosphate transporter — protein MSLDFFLLVIVVITALAFDFTNGFHDTGNAMATSIASGALAPKTAVILSAVLNLVGAFLSTAVAATIAKGLIDANLVTLELVFAGLVGGIVWNLLTWLLGIPSSSSHALIGGIVGATIAAVGGHGVIWSGVVSKVLVPAVVAALLATLVGAVGTWLVYRVIRGLPGKRTEAGFRHGQIGSASLVSLAHGTNDAQKTMGVIFLALMSYGAVSRAATMPPLWVIVSCAVAMAGGTYLGGWRIIRTLGKGLVEIKPPQGMAAESSSAAVILLSAHFGYALSTTQVATGSVLGSGVGKPGAEVRWGVAARMVAAWLITLPLAGLVGAITYELVHVIGGYPGAFVGFGLLCLTSASIWRRSRKARVDHTNVNADWEGSLTAGLDGPGKPAAQPPSPPAPETNGHLPEFGADDALKAGNAS, from the coding sequence GTGAGCCTCGACTTCTTCCTATTGGTGATCGTCGTAATCACCGCGTTGGCCTTCGATTTCACCAACGGTTTCCACGACACCGGCAACGCCATGGCCACCTCCATCGCCAGCGGCGCATTGGCGCCAAAAACAGCGGTCATTCTGTCGGCGGTGCTGAACCTGGTGGGCGCGTTCCTGTCCACCGCTGTCGCCGCCACCATCGCCAAAGGTCTCATCGACGCCAACCTGGTGACACTGGAGTTGGTGTTCGCCGGCCTGGTCGGCGGCATCGTGTGGAACCTGCTGACCTGGTTGCTGGGCATCCCGTCGAGTTCGTCGCACGCCTTGATCGGCGGCATCGTCGGAGCCACTATTGCCGCCGTGGGCGGTCACGGCGTCATCTGGAGCGGTGTGGTGTCCAAGGTGCTCGTGCCGGCCGTGGTGGCCGCGTTACTGGCCACGCTGGTCGGGGCGGTCGGCACCTGGCTGGTATACCGGGTCATCCGTGGCCTCCCGGGCAAGCGAACCGAAGCCGGGTTCCGGCACGGTCAGATCGGCTCGGCGTCGCTGGTTTCGTTGGCGCACGGCACCAATGACGCCCAGAAGACAATGGGCGTCATCTTTCTGGCCCTGATGTCCTACGGCGCGGTCAGCAGGGCCGCGACGATGCCGCCGCTGTGGGTCATCGTGTCCTGCGCGGTGGCGATGGCCGGGGGCACCTACCTGGGTGGCTGGCGCATCATCCGGACACTGGGCAAGGGGCTGGTCGAGATCAAGCCGCCACAGGGCATGGCGGCCGAGTCGTCGTCGGCCGCGGTGATCTTGTTGTCCGCACACTTCGGGTACGCGCTGTCGACCACCCAGGTGGCGACCGGATCGGTGCTGGGCAGCGGCGTGGGCAAGCCAGGCGCCGAGGTGCGTTGGGGGGTAGCCGCCCGGATGGTGGCCGCATGGCTGATCACGCTTCCATTGGCCGGCCTGGTCGGGGCGATCACCTACGAGCTGGTGCACGTCATCGGCGGATATCCCGGCGCCTTCGTCGGCTTCGGCCTGCTGTGCCTGACCTCCGCGAGCATCTGGCGGCGGTCCCGAAAAGCGCGAGTGGACCACACCAACGTCAACGCCGACTGGGAGGGCAGCCTGACGGCCGGGCTCGACGGGCCGGGGAAACCCGCCGCGCAGCCGCCTTCGCCACCGGCACCCGAAACCAATGGCCACCTCCCGGAGTTCGGCGCCGACGACGCGCTCAAGGCGGGTAACGCGTCATGA